AAAGAAACGCGGCCTGAAGGCGATCATCGCGGGCGCCGGCGGGGCAGCCCACCTGCCCGGCATGACGGCGTCCATGACCACCTTGCCGGTTCTGGGCGTCCCGGTGGAGAGCCAGGCACTCAAGGGGCTCGACAGCCTGCTCTCGATCGTCCAGATGCCGGCGGGCGTCCCGGTGGGCACGCTCGCCATCGGCAAGGCCGGCGCCATCAATGCCGCCCTCCTGGCCGCCGCGGTGGTGGCGCTGGCGGACAAGCGACTCGACAAGCGGCTGGAGGCCTGGCGCGAGGCGCGCACGGCCGCAGTCGCCGAAAAGCCCATCATGGACGCGCCGAGCCCTCGATGAGCAGCAGCCACGCCGCGAAGGGCGCCACCGCTTCGGCCGACAAGGGCCAAGTGATCGCGCCGGGATCGACCGTCGGCATCCTCGGCGGCGGCCAGCTCGGGCGCATGGCGGCGATGGCCGCGGCCCGGCTCGGCTTCAAGACCCATATCTATTGCCCGCCCGGCGACAACCCGGCGACCTATGTCTCGAACGCCGCGACGATCGCGCCCTACGAGGACGAGGCGGCCCTCGCGCGCTTCGCCGCGGCGGTCGATGTCGTCACCTTCGAGTTCGAGAATGTGCCGAGCCGCACCGCCGAGGCCCTGGCCCGGCTGAAGCCGACGCGCCCCGCACCGCGCGTGCTCCATATCTGCCAGGAGCGGCTG
The nucleotide sequence above comes from Hypericibacter terrae. Encoded proteins:
- the purE gene encoding 5-(carboxyamino)imidazole ribonucleotide mutase, translated to MAKTAPSVGIIMGSQSDWDTMRHAASTLDELGVPHEVRIVSAHRTPKRLYSYAQSAKKRGLKAIIAGAGGAAHLPGMTASMTTLPVLGVPVESQALKGLDSLLSIVQMPAGVPVGTLAIGKAGAINAALLAAAVVALADKRLDKRLEAWREARTAAVAEKPIMDAPSPR